In a single window of the Magnolia sinica isolate HGM2019 chromosome 7, MsV1, whole genome shotgun sequence genome:
- the LOC131252046 gene encoding zinc finger protein ZAT5-like, with protein sequence MEDIKVVRQEATGSNDYSHIIKGKRTKRQRLQTHIAAAMTSSSSGCGRDDQNISSSTSSIEISASTEEEEMANCLILLAQGGIPLYGPRFNPQLEGSGAGRFSCRKFSEAETTTAGKDGFHLYECKTCNRCFPSFQALGGHRASHKKPKAVEENENETSNSLPFQMVKSAPYNKSRVHECSICGSEFSSGQALGGHMRRHRPAIVEALENRKERSILALDLNLPAPEDDHDLLKSTRGFTKQSVAYAASATVDCHY encoded by the coding sequence ATGGAAGACATAAAGGTCGTTAGACAAGAAGCCACAGGGAGCAACGACTACAGCCATATCATCAAAGGCAAGCGTACAAAACGACAGAGGCTCCAGACGCACATCGCTGCTGCCATGACAAGCTCATCGAGCGGCTGTGGCAGAGATGATCAAAATATCTCTTCTTCTACCTCTTCTATTGAAATCTCCGCGAGcactgaagaagaagaaatggccAATTGCCTTATTCTTTTGGCCCAAGGAGGCATCCCCCTATACGGCCCAAGGTTCAATCCGCAGCTGGAAGGGAGCGGAGCGGGGAGATTTAGCTGCCGGAAATTCTCAGAGGCTGAAACGACAACCGCCGGCAAAGACGGTTTTCACCTTTACGAGTGCAAGACATGCAACCGATGTTTCCCTTCATTCCAAGCCCTGGGCGGGCACAGGGCAAGCCACAAGAAGCCAAAAGCGGTGGAAGAGAATGAGAACGAAACCAGCAACAGCCTTCCCTTTCAGATGGTTAAATCGGCTCCTTATAACAAGTCTAGGGTACACGAATGCTCTATATGTGGGTCAGAATTCTCATCCGGCCAGGCATTGGGCGGTCATATGAGGCGGCATCGGCCGGCCATTGTAGAGGCACTTGAGAACAGGAAAGAAAGGAGTATCCTGGCCTTGGATCTCAACCTCCCTGCCCCAGAAGACGATCACGACCTTTTGAAATCTACCAGAGGCTTCACCAAACAGTCTGTTGCCTATGCAGCTTCAGCTACGGTGGATTGCCATTACTAA